In Streptomyces sp. NBC_00344, the genomic window GGCAGCCGCGTCCACATGGGGGACGGTCCGCGGAAGAAGTCCCCTCGCGGTCTCGGTGAGCACCGGTCTACTGGGGACGAAAGCCACCGGAACAATGGATTCCGCGGGCTCCATCCTGATCGCGCGAGCCGCTCCCCCGTCGGTCCAGGCGAGTGTGAAGCCGCCGAGCAGACAGGCGGCCACGTTGTCGGGATGTCCCTCGATCTCGGTGGCGAGCTCCAGCAGGGCCTCGTCGTCCAGCTTCTCCGCGCCGCCTATGGTCACCGCCCGGGCGGCGACGATTCCGGCACAGATGGCGGCGGACGAGGAGCCGAGGCCGCGGCCGTGCGGGATGCGGTTGGCGCAGACGACTTCGAGGCCGCGCGGCTGCCCGCCCAGCAGGTCGAAGGCGGTGCGCAGCGACCGTACGAGGAGGTGTTGCTCGCCGCGGGGAAGCGTGTCGGCTCCCTCGCCTGCGATGTCGACATGCAGACCGGAGTCGGCGACCCGGACGACGACGTCGTCGTACAGCCCCAGCGACAGGCCGAAGGCATCGAAGCCCGGCCCGAGGTTGGCGCTGGAGGCAGGCGTGCGCACCCGGACGGCGGCGGCACGGAATGCGGGACCGGCCATCGCTCTGACGACTCTCCTTGTGAGACTGCAAGTCCTGTTTCGACTGCGTGATTTCTGCTGCGGGGTGTCTGCTGCGTTCCCGGAGGGTTCAACCCTCCGGAGCCCTGACCGGGCCACCCTACGGGCATCCTGGGGCGGGCACGGCAACAACACCGCGGCATATGCGGCGGGGTGGGTTGAGTACAGCTTATCGAAGGAAGGTTCTCCCGCGACATAGGGCGCACAGGAGGCGCACGATGCGTGTCGCAGGCCGCCTGTGCGCCTTTCAACCAAACGGGGCGCTGCGACTCCTCGGCCGTGACAGGCGGTGCGTCCACCGAATGGGCGGACGCTGCCTGCCGCGGCCGGCGCCATGGCCTCTCGTCCGGATCGTGCCGGGCTCGCCGGCCTGATCCGGGATCGGAGAAGACCTAGGCGAGCCCGAGACGCTCAGCGGCCACGACGGCGTCCACCGGGACGGTGACCGGCTGAGGGGCGCCCGCGACGGCCCAGTCCGGGTCCTTGAGGCCGTTGCCGGTGACCGTGCACACGATCTTCTGGCCGCGGTCGACCTTGCCCTCCTCGGCGGCCTTCAGCAGGCCGGCCACCGAAGCGGCCGAGGCCGGCTCCACGAAGACACCTTCCTGGGAGGCCAACAGCCGGTAGGCAGACAGGATGTGACGGTCAGTCACCTCGTCGATGGCGCCACCCGACTCGTCCCGGGCCGCCAGCGCGTACTGCCAGGAGGCCGGGTTGCCGATCCGGATCGCGGTCGCGATCGTGGACGGGTCCTTGACGATCTCGCCCCGCACGATCGGAGCGGATCCCGACGCCTGGAAGCCCCACATCCGGGGCGCGTGGGTGGCGAGACCGTCCGCCGCGTACTCCTTGTAGCCCTTCCAGTACGCGGTGATGTTGCCCGCATTGCCGACCGGCAGCACATGGATGTCGGGGGCGTCGCCGAGCGCGTCGACGATCTCGAAGGCACCGGTCTTCTGGCCTTCGATACGGGAGGGGTTGACCGAATTGACCAGCGCCACCGGGTAGTTGTCCGAGAGCGAGCGGGCCAGCGTCAGACAGTCGTCGAAGTTGCCGTCGACCTGGAGGATCTTCGCGCCGTGGACCAGCGCCTGACCCATCTTGCCCAGCGCGATCTTCCCCCGCGGCACCAGGACCGCGCAGACCATGCCGGCGCGCACGGCGTATGCGGCGGCCGAAGCGGAGGTGTTACCGGTGGAGGCGCAGATGACCGCCTGCGCGCCCGCCTCCTTCGCATGGCTGATCGCCATGGTCATACCGCGGTCCTTGAAGGACCCGGTGGGGTTGGCGCCCTCGACCTTGAGGTGCACCTCACAGCCCGTACGCTCGGAAAGGACCTGAGCGGGAACGAGCGGCGTGCCTCCCTCACGGAGCGTGACGACGGGCGTCGCCTCCGTGACCGGAAGGCGGTGCCGGTACTCCTCGATGATGCCGCGCCACTGGTGGGTGCCCTGGCTGGTCATGGGTCCTTACTCCCCTTCAACACGCATGATGCTGGCGACACCGCGCACGGTGTCGAGCTTGCGCAGCGCCTCGACGGTCCCGGAAAGGGCGGCGTCGGGCGCGCGGTGGGTGACGACGACGAGAGAGGCCTCGCCGCCTCCGTCCTGTCGGCCCTGCTGGCGCACCGTGTCGATCGATACGCCCTGCTCGGCGAAGACCGTAGCAACCTGGGCGAGAACGCCCGGCTTGTCGGCCACGTCGAGACTGATGTGGTACCGCGTGATCACGTCGCCCATCGGGCTGACCGGCAGACGTGTGTACGCGGACTCGCCGGGGCCGGTGGCCCCGCCCAGCGTGTTGCGGCAGACCGCCACCAGGTCGCCGAGGACCGCGGACGCGGTCGGCGAACCACCGGCGCCGGGGCCGTAGAACATCAGTTGCCCGGCCGCGTCGGCCTCGACGAAGACCGCGTTGTACGCCTCGCGGACCGATGCCAGCGGGTGGCTGAGCGGGATCATCGCGGGGTGGACGCGGGCGGTGACGGACTTCCCGTCGGCCGCGCGCTCACAGATGGCGAGGAGTTTGACGGTGCAGCCCATGCGTTTCGCGGACGCGATGTCGGCCGCTGTCACCTCGGTGAGGCCCTCGCGGTGGACGTCGTCGAGGCGCACCCGGGTGTGGAAGGCGATACCGGCCAGGATCGCGGCCTTGGCCGCGGCGTCGAAGCCCTCGACGTCGGCGGTGGGGTCTGCCTCCGCGTAGCCGAGAGCCGTGGCCTCGTCGAGCGCCTCGGAGTACCCGGCGCCGGTGGTGTCCATCTTGTCGAGGATGAAGTTGGTGGTGCCGTTGACGATGCCCAGAATGCGGTTCACCTTGTCGCCCGCGAGCGATTCGCGCAGCGGACGCACCAGCGGGATCGCACCGGCGACGGCGGCCTCGTAGTAGAGGTCCCTGCCGTGCTCCTGCGCGGCCGCGTGCAGGGCGGCGCCGTCCTTGGCGAGCAGCGCCTTGTTGGCGGACACCACGCTCGCGCCGTGCTCGAAGGCGGTGGTGATCAGCGCCCTGGCGGGCTCGATCCCACCGATGACCTCGACCACCACGTCGATGTCGCCGCGTTTGACCAGGGCCATCGCGTCGGTGGTGATGAGAGCGGGGTCGATGCCCTCGCGGGCCTTGGAGGGACGGCGGACGGCCACTCCGGCCAGCTCGACGGGGGCACCGATGCGCGCCGTGAGGTCGTCGGCGTGCGTCGTCATGATGCGGGCCACCTCTGAGCCGACCACTCCACAGCCCAGCAGCGCCACCTTCAGCGGACGCGTACGCATCATCCGACCTCACTTCTCATACTTCTACGGTGTGGACCAGTCTCACTCACCGGACGGGAGTTTCTATCCCCTGTCCGGATTGTGAGACGACTATTTCACTAGCCGACATCGAGGCGCAGGAGATCCTCCTCCGTCTCACGCCGGACGATCACCCGTGCCGCGCCGTCCTTCACGGCGACGACCGGCGGGCGCAGTGCGTGGTTGTAGTTGCTGGCCATGGAGCGGCAGTACGCACCGGTGGCGGGGACGGCGAGCAGATCGCCCGGTGCGAGATCGGCCGGCAGGAACGCGTCCTTCACCACGATGTCCCCGCTCTCACAGTGCTTCCCGACGACCCGGACCAGCATGGGCTCGGCGGTCGAGGTACGCGAGACCAGCGCGACGCTGTACTCGGCGTCGTAGAGGGCGGTGCGGATGTTGTCGGACATCCCGCCGTCGACGCTGACATAGGTCCGCAGGCCCTCGAGCGGCTTGATGGTGCCGACCTCGTACAGCGTGAAGGCGGTGGGCCCCACGATGGCGCGCCCCGGCTCGACGGAGATCCGCGGGGTGGCAAGCCCCGCCGACTCGCACTCCCGGGTGACGATCTCGCCGAGCGCCTTGGCGATCTCGTGCGGCTCACGGGGGTCGTCCTCCGTGGTGTAGGCGATTCCGAGGCCGCCGCCGAGGTCGATCTCGGGCAGCTCGACCCCGTGCTCGTCGCGGATGTCGGCGAGCAGCTGGACCACTCGTCGCGCGGAGACCTCGAAGCCCGCCATGTCGAAGATCTGTGACCCGATGTGCGAGTGGATCCCGATGAGTTCCAGCCCGTCCAGCTTCAGCGCCCGGCGGACGGCTTCCGCCGCCTGACCGTCGGCGAGCTGGATCCCGAACTTCTGGTCCTCGTGCGCGGTGGCGATGAACTCGTGGGTGTGCGCCTCGACGCCGACCGTAACCCGGATCTGCACCGGCTGGCGCTTGCCGCGGCTCTGGGCGATGTGCGCGACCCGGACGATCTCCTGGAAGGAGTCGAGCACGATCCGCCCGACACCGGCGTCGACGGCCCGCTCGATCTCGCCGGTGGTCTTGTTGTTTCCGTGGAAGGCGATCCGCTCGGCAGGCATCCCGGCGTCCAGGGCGGTGGTCAGCTCACCGCCGGAGCAGACGTCGAGGTTGAGCCCCTCTTCCCTGAGCCACTTCACGACGGCCCGGGACAGGAAGGCCTTCCCGGCGTAGAACACATCGGCGTCCTGCCCGAAGGCCTCGGCCCAGGCCCGGCAGCGGGCGCGGAAGTCGGCCTCGTCCAGGAAGTAGGCGGGGGTGCCGAACTCCTCGGCCAGCCGGGTGACTTCGATCCCGCCGACGGTGACGACCCCGTCGCTGTCGCGGCCGACGGTACGGGCCCAGACCTTCTCGTCCAGGGAGTTGAGGTCCTCGGCAGGGGCGGAGTAGTGCCCCTCGGTGTAGACATCGGCGTGCCGGGGCCCGGCGGGGTGTGCGGAACGGCTCATCTCTTCGCTCTTTCAGATGTGTTCGGGTGCGCTGATGCCGAGCAGGGACAGGCCGCCTGCGAGCACCGTCCCGGCGGCCTCGGCGAGGGCGAGCCGGGAACGGTGGGCGGCCGAGGGTTTCTCGTCACCGACGGGCAGCACGGTGACGTGGAACTCCAGAAACGCGTCCGCCACGGCCACCAGATGCCGGGCGAGTCGCTGGGCTGCCCCGGTGCCGCCGGCCGTACCGGGGGCGGCCTCGGCATGGGCGTGGGCACCCTCGGCGTCGGCAGCTTCGGCGAAGGCGGGGAAATCGGTCAGCGCGGCGAGCAGCGCGGGCGCCCGCACGCCGTCCTCGTCCTGAGCGGCCCGGAAGCCGAGGTCCTCCGCGTTACGGAGCAGAGCGCGGCTGCGGGCGTACGCGTACTGGACGCGGAACAGCGGATTGCTCTCCCGCCGGACCAGCAGCTGCTCCCCGCCGCCGAGCAGCGAGTCCCAGCAGGCGGCGTCCGGCCCCAGGCGTTCGAGCTGCACCGGATGGAGGGTGGCTGCGGGGCCGGCTGTGGTGCTGTTGGCGGAGAGGGGTGGGCCGGCGGGGTCGGTGGTGCCTGCTGGGACGGTCGAGGGTGCCGGGTTGGTGGTGCGTGCGGGACCTGTGGTGCGTGCGAGAACACTCGTGGGTGCCGCGCCGGTGGTCCGTGCCCCTCGCCCGTACCGTGCGCTCTGCTCGATGACCCTGCGTACGACGGTGCCCGCGCCGTCAGGAACCAGCGTGAAGTTCAGGAATCCCGGCCCGGTGATCTCGACCCGTTCGATCCCCCGCGTACCGGCGATCCGCTCCCTGAGCGCTTCGGCGACCGCCCGGGGAGGCATACCGGCGGGGCCGGCCAGCCGCAGCGCGGCGTTCGTGGCGTAGTCCCCCCGGCCGCCGGGCCGGGGCCTCTCGACCCTGACGTGTTCGGGGACAGCCACCCGCAGGGCACCCTCGTCCACCGCGCGGCGCACGGCGCGCGTGACGGCACAGGAGAGCTCGGCGGGGGTCACGGGACCAGCGTATGGGAGAAGGGGGGCGTCTCCGCGAACCGGTTTCGCCATGCGGGCAGCTCGCGGGGCGGCGCGGCGGTCAGCCGAGCGCACTCCCCGCCCGCCCGGCAGGCCGGCTCGGACCGGGGTTGCCGCACGGCCGCACAGGGTCCGGCGGGCTCTCCAGCCCCACCAGCTGCCGAACCATCCGGACCAGCGCGGCAGGCTCGAAGGGCTTCGCGAGAAAGGCGTCCACCCCGGACGCCAGCCCGCTCTCCACTTCCTGCTGCGTACACGCGCTGACGATCGCCAGCGGGATCCGGCTGGTACGCGGATCGGAACGCAGCCGCGCCGCGGTCCGCAGCCCGTCGAGCCTCGGCATCACCACATCGAGCGTGATCGCATCGGGCGCGACCCGGTGGACGACATCCAGGCACTCGGCACCGTCAGCCGCGGTCACGACCTCGAAGCCCTCCAGCTCGAGATTGACCCTGATCAGCTGCCGGATGACCTTGTTGTCATCGACAACAAGCACCCGGCCCAACGCACCCGGCACACTCATGAGCGTAGAACCGCCGACACCACCGCGTCCCGGTTTTGCCCACTTCCACCCCCGCGTCCACCAACGGACCTCGCGCCTCCGGAAATACCCGTTCATGGCCACCCCATCTGAGCTGGTAGGGTTTCACCAGTCGGCGCTAACCCGCCGAAACGCCCCCGTAGCTCAGGGGATAGAGCAACGGCCTCCGGAGCCGTGTGCGCAGGTTCGAATCCTGCCGGGGGCACCTTGTATGAGGTGCCCAAAGACCCCGTCACCAGCGGAAACGCTGAGGCCGGGGTCTTCGCGTATGTGCAGGCGGATGCAGCCTGGAGCCGCCGCATGTCGGGGTCTGTGGACGAGGCGTGGACGGGATCTTGAGGCATTGCCGCAGGTGGGGTCCGGGATATGGCGTGAGCCCGCACTCGGCTGTGCGCGTCGGCGAAGGCCCCGATCCAAGCCTGGCGATGGCGAGCGATGCTGTACACCTGCTCGGCTGTCAGCACTCCTGAGAGGGGCGCCAGTGCCGCCACCTCACGCTCCTGGCACACACGCACACTTAGCGGCGTGGCCACCACCTTGAGACCAGTCAGGCCAACGGAGACGAGCACCGGCTCCACCGGTACAGGGAAACCGCATCAGAGCTCAAGCGCAGCGCAGCGAATAAGCGAATAGAGGGGCACGGAATCGTGCACGCCCTCGCGGCACGCGCAGAAAGCTCTAGAAGGCGATGTGAGGGCTCGTCAGGGCCGCCCCGAAGTAGCCCTTCACGCCGCGAACGGCGATGCCGGCGCTCGTGCCGCACAGGTTGGTGGAGCCGCTGAGGACGGGGCCGGTGGTCGAGCCACGGGCGATCCACAGGCAACCGTCACTGTTCTCCGTGGGAACGCCGACGACCGTCTCGGCCTTGCCGTCCTTGTTGAGGTCGGCGAGGTGGACCGAGGCTCCGAACTGGTCGCCGGTCTCAGCAGTGCCGGGCACGCCGGCCGTGTTCTGGGTGTAGCCGACCGCCTTGGTCGTGGTCAGACCCGTGGCGGAACCGCGCAGCAGGACGGCCGTGCCGGCCATCTCGTGCGCGCCGACTCCCTCGCTGGGGACACCGACGAGGACATCGGCGTAGCCGTCGGCGTTGACGTCGCCTACGCTGAGCGACTGGCCGAAACGATCGCCGTCCTCCGCCGTGCCGGGAACCCCCGCCGTGTCCTGGTGGAAGACCTTCGGCCGCTGGTCGGCGGTGATGCCTTGTGCACTTCCGTAGAGAACCTGGATCTCGCCGCCGCGGTGCGCGGCACCAGGCATGTTCATCGTGGATTCGTCGTCCGCGATGGCGGTGACGAGGTCACCGTAGCCGTCACCGTTGACGTCACCGATCTGGCCGGCGTGGCCGTCGGCGAACGGCAGTTTCGTGGGCCAGGTCGTCATGGGAACGTCGCCGATCGGGCCGTTGTCGACGAACACGGATCCGCGGATGTCGTCGTCCGAGGGGCCAGGCAGCCAGAACCGTTCCGCCCTGCCGTCGCCGTTCACGTCGCCCATCACCAGACTGCGGGCGTTGACGCGCCATTCCCGGTAGTGGGTGGCGGCCTTGCCGGTGCGAGTGAAGGGGCCGGCATAGGAGGCCGCCTCGCAGCGCGAACCGATACCCACTTCCGGGGCACCGTCCCCGTTCATGTCTCCCGTGGCCAGGGACATCCCGAATCCGCAATAGGTCAGACCGTCCCCGAACCCGGAGGGCGCGGAGATGCTTGCGCCGCCCTGAAGGCCATGGGACCCACCCCACACAACGGTCACGGAGCCCCGGGACTGCTTGCCGTCGACCTCTTCATGGGGCGTGCCGACGACCAGATCCGCGTACCCGTCCCGGTCCAGATCGGCACTGGCAACCGCCGAGCCGAACCCATCCCCGTCCTCGGATGTACCGGGGACCCCGGCCGTCGCCTGAGTGATCACGGCCCGACGCGTGGCACTCACGGATGACGCCGACCCATACAGAACGACCACGGCACCGGCTTCCTCCACCGATCCATTGGCGGACTCGGGAGCGCCCACGACCAGGTCGCGATAACCGTCACCGTTGAAGTCGTCTTGGACAGCGGCGGTGTTGGCCCCCTTGTACGGAGCGGCCGCCGAAGCCGTCGCCGGAGTAAGGGTGACGGCGAAGAGAGGTGCGAGCACGGCCGCGGCTGTGACTGCTCTGTACAACGGAACTCCTCATGCGGGACGACACAAACGGCAGGGAGGCGAGAGCTGCATAACCTAGAGCTCAATCGCCTCACTGGACTCACGAGAGAGCCGCAAGGTTGTACGCGACTCCCAATAGATCGAGGAGCTCAGCCGCGCCGGTACGTGTCTTCAAGTTCCTGCCGATCGGCAGGAAGGAGGACATCCGTGACCTGCAAAGCCTGCCCGGCAACATCGCATACGACGACCAACACGCTGAGCACCGGCTCCCCTTGAGGCATCGCGCGGAAACGCTGAGGCAGGGGTCTTCGCGTGTGTGCAGGCGGATGCAGCCTTGAGCAGCTCTGTGTCGGGGTCTGCGCAATGTCCTGGAGAGGTTCTTGAAGCGTCTGCCCAGGCCAACCTCGGGCATCACGACGGCCGGACACGGCAACGACGCCGGCCCTCATCCAGCGTCCGGCCACTCCTCCCGGGACTCCGGAGGTTCCGGAACCGCCTGGCGCTCAACTCGTCGCCCGTTCTCCCCACGCAGCGACGTAAGCCACTGCCACAGGTCCGGCAGCGGTTGGGCCGGACAGGCGAGCCGATGCTCGATGCGGCACCTCTGGGATGGATCAGGTGGGCACACGCCGTAGACAGTCACCCGTCCATCGGCCAGCACTATCCAGCGATGCTCCGCCGGCACCGTGTGAGACGGCGGCATCATGTCCGGCTCCAGCAGCACCCAGTCGTGTTCCAGCGTCAAAACACGATCCCCCAGCAGGCCGCAGTACGGGCAGGGCGACTGCCCGCCGCCGAGCCAACACGGACCCTTTTCGGAAACCCCCATACCGTCAGGGTCGACAGCCCGGACCGCTCTGCGAAGAGGGTGAATCGGACGGGTCACGTGGTGCAGTCGTCCATCAGTGAAACGTAGTTCGACTCGGCAGGTGCGACCAGCAACCAACACCCAACCGCACGCGGCCGAGACAGTACGGTGCCGCACGTCACGACGGGTCCGCGGCCGGAATCGGCGCCACCTCCCTCACGTTCCGTTCGGTGCGACCCCGACCGGGGCGCCTTCGCGATTCTGCGCGGATACTGAGGCGTCCCGTCAGTACTGACGCCCGGGAGGGACTGTGGCAGACCTCAGTTTCGGGATCTTCGTCATCGTCTTGATGGGTGCGTTGAGCCTGTTCTCCGTATGGGCGGCATGGCTTCACTGGACCGGCTCGGATCGGGCGCCCGATCTGTCGGGCTACCGGTACTCGGCGAACCCGTCGGTCATCAGTGGTCATGAACGCGGCGTCGTCGCCCTCGCGGGCTGGGTGGTGTGCATGACCCTCGGCATCGTCGCCGTTGGCGCTGCCGCCGGCGGCGCGGGACCCGTTGCCGATGTGGTCGGCGGATGCCTCGTCCTGGGCTCGTTGCCGTTGCTGGCGCTGCACGCCACGATCGCCTGGTTCAACTGGCCGAAGTTCCTGGTACCGCCTCACCGGCGGGGCGAGACGGGCTCGGTGGTCGGGTGGTGGCGTCAGCGCCAGGACATCCGGGCATCGCTCAAGGAAGCTGCCCGACGGGATACCGAGGGCGGCACCCGGCGAGCCTCGTGAAGCGGGACTGACCTGCGCAGCCAGGGACCCGCCCCTTCATTTGTGCGAGGCGGCGGCCCACCCCCCGCGAGCCCGCCCTCATCCCCCCGAGCTCCCCTGTGTGCCCGAACGCTCACCCTGTGTGGCAGGGGTGGGTGATTCCTCTTAGTTTCGGCTCATGACCAAACAACAGCTGAAGCTCCTCGCATGCATCACCGTCGCCGCCGGTACCGGACTGGCCGCGGCCCCGCCCTCAGTCGCCGCCGGCCCGCGGATGGTGCATCCGGGTGAATCGATCCAAGCAGCGGTGAATGCCGCGAAGCCCGGGGACGTCATCCGTATCGCCCCCGGCACCTATCGGGAGAGCGTCCTGATCACCAAACCCGGCCTCACCCTCCGGGGGTCGGGGTCGGGGACGGTGCTCGTACCGGGGAACAGGACGACCAAGCCCGCCAAGTCGACCAAAGCGACCAAAGCCACCAAGTCAACGAAGAAGGCCAAGGCCGCGCAGAGCTGCGCCAAGCAGGGCAACGGGATCTGTGTGCTCGGCACGGCGTCGAAGCCCGTCCGCGACGTGCAGATCCGCTCGCTCGCGCTCTCCGGCTTCAAGAAGAACGGTGTCTGGGCCTCCGGAACCGACAGGCTGGTCGTCCAGCAGGTGGTGTCCGAGAAGAACGGGACGTGGGGCATCGCGCAGGAGAAGTCCGTACGAGGAGTGTTCCGGCACAACACCGTCCGGGCCAACGGCGATTCCGGCATCATGATCGCGAACGTGGTGGAGAGCGAGGGTGGCGCCACCGACACCCGGGGCACCGTGGTCCAGGCCAACCGCCTCGAGGCGAACCGGATCGGTGTCACCCTGCGGCGGGTCCGCAACCTCGCCGTCATCGGTAACGAGGTCACCGGGAACTGCGGCGGCGTGTTCGTCGTGGGTGACGAGAACAAGCCCGCGGCCGGCCAGATGACCATCAGCGGCAACCAGATCCACCACAACAACAAGTCCTGCGCCGCCACCGCCCGGATGCCCGCACTCCAGGGCGCCGGCATCGTCCTCACGGGTTCCCAGGGCACCCTGGTGCGCTCCAACACGATTCAGGACAACGTGGGCAAGTCGCCGTACTCGGGCGGCATCGTGCTCTTCAAGAGCTTCGTGGGCGCGGCGAACAGCGACAACGCCATCCGGGACAACGTCGTACAGGGCAACAAGCCGGCCGACCTGGCCGGGACGAACACCGGGTCGGGCAACACCTTCGAGCGCAATCGCTGCGGAGCCTCCCAGCCGACCGGCACCTGCTGATCCACCTGGCTCCACACAGCCGTTCACCCACCGGTGAACCGGCGGCCGGCCGGCACCGGCCGGCCGGGCTGTGCACCGGCGGGTGAACGGCCCGTCCCGTCCGAAGCCACCCCACCGACCGCCACCAGGATGTCCCCCGCAAGGAGAAACGAAGCCGTATGACCACAGTGAGCACCACACCCCCACCACCCGCAGCGGCCTGCACCTGTTCCCCCACCGTTCAGCCGGCCATGCGGCTGCGTGAGCTCGCTTTCGGTGCTGCGTGCGCCGCCGCCGTACGTGCGGCGGCGCGGCTGGGCGTAGCGGATGCGCTGGCCGAGTCGCCCGCCCCGGTGGAAGAGATCGCGACGGCCCTGCGCATCGAGCCCGAGCCGCTGCGGCGTCTGCTGCGCGCCCTGTCCTGCTATGGGGTGTTCGCCGAGAACGAGGACGGCACCTTCGTCCACACCGACATGTCCCGGCTGCTCCGTGAGGACGATCCGCAGAGCCTGCGCTACATCGCCCTGTGGTGCACGGAGCCCTGGACCTGGGACGTCTGGCCGCGGCTGGACGACGCCGTTCGGTCCGGGTCCAGCGTCTTCCGGCAGGTGTTCGGCAAGGAGTTCTTCGACCACCTCCACCAGGACGCCACCGAGTCGGCTCAGGTCTTCAACCGAGCGATGACCACCTCCAGCATGCAGTCGGCGCTGGATGTCGCGGCGCTTCTCGACCTGGCCGGAGTGTCCACGGTCGCGGACATCGGTGGCGGCCAGGGGCACGTGCTGGCGAGTCTGCTGGAGAAGCATCCCGAGATCCAGGGGACGCTGGTCGACCTGCCCGGCGTGGTGGCGCGGGCGGACTCCCGGCTGCGGGACGGCGGTCCGCTGTCCGGGCGCGCCCGCATCGTGGCCGGGGACTGCCGGCAGAACATCCCGGTCGACGCGGACCTCTACATCATCAAGAACATCCTGGAGTGGGACGACGAGAGCACCCGGAAGACCCTGCGGAACGTGATCGCCGCGGCCCGCCCGGGAGCCAGGGTCGTGATCATCGAGAATCTCGTCGACGACAGTCCGTCCATGCGGTTCACCACGGCGATGGATCTGCTTCTGCTGCTCAATGTGGGCGGCGCCAAGCACACCCGGCAGAGTCTGGTGGACCGGATGACCGCGGCGGGGCTCGTCGTCGGGGAGATCCGGCCGGTCAACGCGTACCTTCACGCGTTCGAGTGCACGGTGCCGGCCGGAGGCC contains:
- the nrtL gene encoding ArgS-related anticodon-binding protein NrtL, with protein sequence MTPAELSCAVTRAVRRAVDEGALRVAVPEHVRVERPRPGGRGDYATNAALRLAGPAGMPPRAVAEALRERIAGTRGIERVEITGPGFLNFTLVPDGAGTVVRRVIEQSARYGRGARTTGAAPTSVLARTTGPARTTNPAPSTVPAGTTDPAGPPLSANSTTAGPAATLHPVQLERLGPDAACWDSLLGGGEQLLVRRESNPLFRVQYAYARSRALLRNAEDLGFRAAQDEDGVRAPALLAALTDFPAFAEAADAEGAHAHAEAAPGTAGGTGAAQRLARHLVAVADAFLEFHVTVLPVGDEKPSAAHRSRLALAEAAGTVLAGGLSLLGISAPEHI
- a CDS encoding DUF6083 domain-containing protein, with the translated sequence MGVSEKGPCWLGGGQSPCPYCGLLGDRVLTLEHDWVLLEPDMMPPSHTVPAEHRWIVLADGRVTVYGVCPPDPSQRCRIEHRLACPAQPLPDLWQWLTSLRGENGRRVERQAVPEPPESREEWPDAG
- a CDS encoding homoserine dehydrogenase, with amino-acid sequence MMRTRPLKVALLGCGVVGSEVARIMTTHADDLTARIGAPVELAGVAVRRPSKAREGIDPALITTDAMALVKRGDIDVVVEVIGGIEPARALITTAFEHGASVVSANKALLAKDGAALHAAAQEHGRDLYYEAAVAGAIPLVRPLRESLAGDKVNRILGIVNGTTNFILDKMDTTGAGYSEALDEATALGYAEADPTADVEGFDAAAKAAILAGIAFHTRVRLDDVHREGLTEVTAADIASAKRMGCTVKLLAICERAADGKSVTARVHPAMIPLSHPLASVREAYNAVFVEADAAGQLMFYGPGAGGSPTASAVLGDLVAVCRNTLGGATGPGESAYTRLPVSPMGDVITRYHISLDVADKPGVLAQVATVFAEQGVSIDTVRQQGRQDGGGEASLVVVTHRAPDAALSGTVEALRKLDTVRGVASIMRVEGE
- the thrC gene encoding threonine synthase — its product is MTSQGTHQWRGIIEEYRHRLPVTEATPVVTLREGGTPLVPAQVLSERTGCEVHLKVEGANPTGSFKDRGMTMAISHAKEAGAQAVICASTGNTSASAAAYAVRAGMVCAVLVPRGKIALGKMGQALVHGAKILQVDGNFDDCLTLARSLSDNYPVALVNSVNPSRIEGQKTGAFEIVDALGDAPDIHVLPVGNAGNITAYWKGYKEYAADGLATHAPRMWGFQASGSAPIVRGEIVKDPSTIATAIRIGNPASWQYALAARDESGGAIDEVTDRHILSAYRLLASQEGVFVEPASAASVAGLLKAAEEGKVDRGQKIVCTVTGNGLKDPDWAVAGAPQPVTVPVDAVVAAERLGLA
- the thrB gene encoding homoserine kinase — translated: MAGPAFRAAAVRVRTPASSANLGPGFDAFGLSLGLYDDVVVRVADSGLHVDIAGEGADTLPRGEQHLLVRSLRTAFDLLGGQPRGLEVVCANRIPHGRGLGSSSAAICAGIVAARAVTIGGAEKLDDEALLELATEIEGHPDNVAACLLGGFTLAWTDGGAARAIRMEPAESIVPVAFVPSRPVLTETARGLLPRTVPHVDAAANAGRAALLVEALTRRPELLLAATEDRIHQEYRAPAMPESVALVNRLRADGVPAVISGAGPTVLALVENGAADKVARLAGEGWAANRLPLDASGASVLPLGT
- a CDS encoding right-handed parallel beta-helix repeat-containing protein: MTKQQLKLLACITVAAGTGLAAAPPSVAAGPRMVHPGESIQAAVNAAKPGDVIRIAPGTYRESVLITKPGLTLRGSGSGTVLVPGNRTTKPAKSTKATKATKSTKKAKAAQSCAKQGNGICVLGTASKPVRDVQIRSLALSGFKKNGVWASGTDRLVVQQVVSEKNGTWGIAQEKSVRGVFRHNTVRANGDSGIMIANVVESEGGATDTRGTVVQANRLEANRIGVTLRRVRNLAVIGNEVTGNCGGVFVVGDENKPAAGQMTISGNQIHHNNKSCAATARMPALQGAGIVLTGSQGTLVRSNTIQDNVGKSPYSGGIVLFKSFVGAANSDNAIRDNVVQGNKPADLAGTNTGSGNTFERNRCGASQPTGTC
- the lysA gene encoding diaminopimelate decarboxylase; the encoded protein is MSRSAHPAGPRHADVYTEGHYSAPAEDLNSLDEKVWARTVGRDSDGVVTVGGIEVTRLAEEFGTPAYFLDEADFRARCRAWAEAFGQDADVFYAGKAFLSRAVVKWLREEGLNLDVCSGGELTTALDAGMPAERIAFHGNNKTTGEIERAVDAGVGRIVLDSFQEIVRVAHIAQSRGKRQPVQIRVTVGVEAHTHEFIATAHEDQKFGIQLADGQAAEAVRRALKLDGLELIGIHSHIGSQIFDMAGFEVSARRVVQLLADIRDEHGVELPEIDLGGGLGIAYTTEDDPREPHEIAKALGEIVTRECESAGLATPRISVEPGRAIVGPTAFTLYEVGTIKPLEGLRTYVSVDGGMSDNIRTALYDAEYSVALVSRTSTAEPMLVRVVGKHCESGDIVVKDAFLPADLAPGDLLAVPATGAYCRSMASNYNHALRPPVVAVKDGAARVIVRRETEEDLLRLDVG
- a CDS encoding response regulator produces the protein MSVPGALGRVLVVDDNKVIRQLIRVNLELEGFEVVTAADGAECLDVVHRVAPDAITLDVVMPRLDGLRTAARLRSDPRTSRIPLAIVSACTQQEVESGLASGVDAFLAKPFEPAALVRMVRQLVGLESPPDPVRPCGNPGPSRPAGRAGSALG